The genomic interval CTGAAACCGGCCATCATTTCCGTTGCGCTGTTCCAGTTCATGTGGTCGATGAACGACTTTATCGGTCCGTTGATTTACGTCTACAGCGTCGACAAATACCCCATCGCACTGGCCCTGAAAATGTCTATCGACGTGACGGAAGGTGCACCGTGGAACGAAATTCTGGCAATGGCGAGTATCTCCATTCTGCCGTCCATCATCATTTTCTTCATGGCTCAGCGCTACTTCGTTCAGGGCGTGACCAGCAGCGGAATTAAAGGTTAATTGAGGATTTATCATGGCTGAAGTCATTTTTAATAAACTGGAAAAAGTTTACTCCAACGGATTCAAAGCTGTTCACGGTATCGACCTGACGATCAAAGACGGTGAATTCATGGTGATCGTCGGCCCATCCGGCTGTGCAAAATCCACCACCCTACGCATGCTGGCGGGTTTGGAAACTATCAGCGGCGGGGAAGTTCGTATCGGTACCAAAATCGTCAATAATCTGGCGCCCAAAGATCGTGGCATCGCCATGGTGTTCCAGAACTATGCGCTCTATCCGCACATGACCGTGCGCGAGAACCTGGCCTTCGGGTTGAAGCTCAGCAAGCTGCCCAAAGACAAAATTGAGGCGCAGGTCAACGAAGCCGCCAAGATCCTCGAACTGGATGAACTGATGGATCGCCTACCCCGCCAGCTTTCCGGCGGTCAGGCTCAGCGTGTGGCGGTAGGCCGTGCCATCGTGAAAAAACCGGACGTGTTCTTGTTTGACGAACCGCTGTCCAACCTGGATGCCAAATTGCGCGCATCCATGCGTATTCGCATCTCCGATTTGCACAAACAGCTGAAAAGGAGCGGCCATCCGGCCACCAGTGTCTATGTAACGCACGACCAGACCGAAGCCATGACCATGGGCGACCGTATCTGCGTGATGAAACTGGGGCACATCATGCAGGTGGATACGCCGGACAATCTCTATCACTACCCCAAAAACATGTTTGTTGCAGGCTTTATCGGCTCTCCGGAAATGAACATCAAACCGGGCCAGTTGACCGAAGATAACGGCCAGATCAGTCTGAAAGTCGGCCATTGCAGCATGAAGCTCAACCAGAGCAAGCAGGACAAGGTTCGTGACTATGTCGGCAAGGAAATCTGCTTCGGTATCCGCCCTGAGTACGTCACCGTTTCCGAATCACCGTTCGACGGCGAACATTTCCAGGGTGAACTGGTGCGTGCTGAAAACATGGGCCACGAATTTTTCATGTATATCAAAGTTGACGGTTTTGAATTAACCAGTCGCATGCCTTCCGACGAAGCGCGTCTGATCATCGCCAACGGTCTGAATCGTCAGGTGTATTTCCAGTATGAAATGGAAAAATGCCATATTTTCGATGCAAAAACAGAACAAAATATCTCACTCTGAAAGGAGCTATAACCAATGAAAAAAGTGATCCTACGTACCTTAATTGCATCCTCTCTGGCGTTGATGGCTCATCAATCCTTCGCGGCCGATCAGGTCGAACTGCGGATGTCCTGGTGGGGCGGCAATGGCCGTCATCAGGTCACTCTGAAGGCCATTGATGAATTCCAGAAACAATATCCGAATATCAAGGTGAAATCGGAATACACCGGTTGGGATGGTCATCTCTCCCGTTTGACCACTCAGATCGCGGGCAATACTGAACCAGATGTGATGCAAACCAACTGGAACTGGTTGCCGATTTTCTCCAAGAACGGTGATGGCTTCTACGATCTCAACAAAGTCAAAGATGTGCTGGATCTGACTCAGTTTGATGCTAAAGAGCTGCAAGCGACCACCGTGAACGGCAAGTTGAACGGCCTGCCGATTTCCGTGACAGCCCGTGTGTTCTACTTCAACACGGAAACCTGGAAGAAAGCCGGTCTGACCTATCCCAAAACCTGGGATGACCTGATCAACGCCGGGAAAGTCTTTAAGGAAAAACTGGGCGATCAATCCTACCCGGTCGTTCTGGAACACCAGGATTCGCTGGCGCTGCTGAACTCCTACATGGTGCAGAAATACGGCATTCCTGCCGTCGATGAGAAGAACAAAAAATTCTCCTACACCGATGCGCAGTGGCAAGAATTCTTCCAGATGTATAAAAAACTGGTTGATGCGCACGTCATGCCGTCAGCGAAATACTATGCCTCTTTCGGCAAGAGCAACATGTATGAAATGAAGCCGTGGATCGCCGGTGATTGGGGCGGCACATATATGTGGAACTCAACTATCACCAAATACTCCGACAACCTGCAGCCTCCAGCCAAACTGGAGCTGGGTAGCTATCCGATGCTGCCGGGAGCAAAAGACGCCGGTCTGTTCTTTAAACCTGCACAAATGTTCTCTATCGGTAAGTCGTCTAAACATCCGAAAGAAGCCGCCATGCTGATCAACTATCTGCTGAACAGCAAGGAAGGGACTCAGGCTCTGGGTCTGGAACGTGGTGTGCCGTTGAGCAAGGCCGCCGTCGCTCAATTGCGCAGCGATGGAGCCATCAAGGATAGCGATCCGGCCGTAGCAGGCCTCAATCTGGCGTTGTCATTGCCGCATGATGTCAAAGTATCGCCTTACTTTGACGATCCGCAGATCGTATCCCTGTTCGGCGATTCTATTCAGTACATCGATTACGATCAGAAGTCAGTTGAAGAAACGGCTAAATATTTCCAACGCCAGGCTGACCGTATTTTGAAACGCGCGATGAAAGAATAAGTTTTTACCTTAAATACGTCGAGTGACAGGACAAGGCGCGTTAAGCGCCTTGCAACGCAGCAAGTGAATGAATCCCGATGCGTTAGCTACGGTGAGCAATTCGGGTAAGCGGTCAATCTACCGAGGTTTGAACGCAACTTGCCGCTGTGGCTCAGGGATGGGTCGAATCATACAGCTAACGTACCTGCAACTTAACGTATGACGGGTATCTATATTCGTTTATTTTAAGCCCCGTCTTGATTCGGGGCTTTTTTATTTATTTTGAAACAGAATGAAGAACTTAGCGGATCATCATCACAATTTGAAATCATTTTGAAGAAAATATTGTTCATAAAGATCAAGATCACAAAATAAGAGTAAATAATTCATAAAATAGGAACTGTTCTAAAAGAACACATCGATTTTATTTTCTTACTGTGCTTTTTTTCTGTATATATAGGGAAGATACAATGAAACTTAAATTATTAACTCTGGCGATGGCATCGCTGGTAAGCGTCAATGCGTTAGCTGTATCTATCGATTATCGTCATGAAATGCAGGACACGGCAAAAGCGGGTCATAAAGATCGCCTGTCTATTTCTCACCGTTTTGCCAATGGCTTCGGATTATCTTCAGAAGTTAAATGGGCTCAGTCATCCAAAGATTCAACACCGAATAAACCATTTAATGAGCAAGTAAGCAACGGCACAGAAGTTGTCGCCAGCTATGTTTATAAATTCAATAACGTCTTTTCTATCGAGCCAGGTTTCTCTTTAGAATCAAGTTCAACCAGCAACAATTATCGCCCATATATTCGTGGCCGTGCGAATGTCACCAGCGATTTGTCCGTTGCTCTCCGCTATCGTCCTTATTTTAAACGCAATAGTGGTAGTATCGGCTCATCCTCAAGCACCACCGATAAAGGCTATACCCTGACCGGTAATATCGATTACACCTTCTTGAAAGATTATACCATCGGCTATGAACTGGAATATAAAAAAGCCACTGCCGGTGAAACCATTCTTGCTGACAACGATGATTACGATTTTACCCATAACGTGAAACTGTCGTACAAATGGGATAAAAACTGGAAACCCTATGTTGAAGTCGGCAACGTATCGGAAGGTAAAACGACCGATAATCGTCAGACCCGTTATCGCGTAGGCGTGCAATATAGCTTCTAATTGCTGCTGATGAGCGATGCTATTTTTCGCTCAGAAAATTCCCTTCATGGGAATTGAAATACCATCAATTCGTCATTATTTTTTGTGTGTCCTCCCTCAAGGGATATAGATTATTTATTCTTCAGGTAAACATTATTAAAATGATGTTTACCTTTTTTTATCTCTATTATTTCTACTCGTATAAAACGTAACAGGGAGTGTATTTATGCTTATTCGAATGATGATTCCCGGAGCACTGGTGATGTTATTAACCAGCATGAGTCAGGCGCACGCCCTATTTCCGGTTTGGCCACAGGGCGATGCGCCCGGCGCGGCAACATCCTCCACCCAACCGCAAATAGTGGATCGCAGTAAAAATCCCGCCCTGCCCGACCGGGCCGCCACCGGTATACGGCGCCCTGAACTCACAGTTTATCCGGCACAACACCCCAATGGTATTGCCCTGCTGGTGACACCCGGCGGAAGCTATCAGCGCGTCGTGCTGGACAAGGAAGGTAGCGATCTGGCACCGGTATTCAATGCTCAAGGCTACACCTTGTTCGTCATGACCTACCGAATGCCCAATGAAGGCCACCGAGAAGGCGCTGATGCCCCACTGGCGGATGCACAGCGCGCAATCCGAACGCTACGCGCTGACGCGGCTAAATGGCATATCGACCCTCATCGTATCGGCGTGATGGGATTTTCCGCCGGGGGGGCATGTAGCCGCGAGCCTGGGAACCCGCTTCGGACAGCAGGTTTATGCGCCTGTGGATGACATCGATAAGTTCAGCGCACGACCGGATTTCATGGTGCTGATGTACCCGGTTATCTCGATGCAGGAATCGATCGCCCACCCACAATCCCGCCAAGCGGTAGTCGGCGAGCATCCTGATTCGGCACGTGTTCGTGAATACTCGGCAGAAGCTCAGGTGACAGCCAATACGCCGCCGACGTTTTTGCTTCACGCCATGGATGACCCCTCCGTCTCTGTCGACAATACTCTGGTTATGTTTTCTGCACTGCGTGCGCATCAGGTTCCCGTGGAACTGCATCTGTTTGAGCATGGTAAACACGGTTTCGGCATTCGCGGCACTAAAGGATTACCCGTAGCCGCATGGCCCCAACTGGTCGATAACTGGATCCAATCCCTGCCGACAAACACAAACTGACACGGCCACCTCATTGAACACCGTTCCGGCCCGCCTTAACAACGACGGTTATCAACGAAATAAGGGTTAAAATATAGCTGGTTACACGCCCGCATCTTTTTCTGCCCGGGATGTTTTCATATACTGTATAAAATGACAGTTTTTGAGAGATTTCATGACCGCGGAAGGCCACATCCTGTTCGCTGTAGCCAGCGCTATTTTCGCTAAAAAAGCAGAGCTCTCGCCATCACTGGCGGTTGGCGATTGGTGGCATATCATTCCCGCCGCGATACTGACATCGCTATTGCCCGATATCGACCACCCCAAATCTGTTTTGGGTCAGCGTCTAAAATGAATTTCTGCGCCGATCGCCAGGCTGTGCGGCCATCGGGGATTTACCCATAGCCTGCTGGCGATTGTCGCCGGGTTGTACTTCATCCGTACACGTTTGCCCGCCGATTGGCCGATCCCGCCGGATGTCTATCACGCGATGATCGTCGGCTACCTGAGCCATATCGTCGCTGATATGTTGACTTCCGCCGGCGTACCTTTGTTATGGCCCTGCCGTTGGCGTTTCCGCTTGCCGATCCTTAATAGCGACAAAGGAAATCAGCTAGAGCGCGTTCTCTGCGTCGGCCTGATCCTGTTCATGCTATGGCAACCACAGCAGCCACTCGAAAACTGGCGCTACCCACCCTCGCTCAAAACGTTGCACTCCATGGGCTTACAGCTTCATCAGTTGCTGTCGCCCCAGTCCTGAAGACATATAGCAATCGGCTATTATTCATTTAGTTATATGCATAACGAAGATATAAAAGAACTGCTATTCTGGCGCACCGGCCATGCCGTATCGGTTCATCATTCGGCTTGATGCACTACTCATTACCACCCAAAAAGAGAGACAAGGGATGAATTTTCCACTGACAATCAACATTATTGTTTTTGGTGTGCTCCTGTTCGCACTGGGCTTCTTTGGAAGTCAACGCTGGAGCTTGTCCAGAAAAGTTCTGACGGGGCTGGTTGTCGGCATTCTGTTCGGGCTGGCGCTACACCTCATCTACGGGGACAACAACCCGGTAGTTAAACAGTCGATCCTCTGGTTCAATATCGTCGGCAATGGCTATGTCCAACTGCTGCAAATGATCATCATGCCGTTGGTTTTTGTTTCGATACTGAACTCGGTGGCAAGATTGCATTCCGCTTCTTCGCTGGGAAAAATCAGCCTGCTGACGTTGGGGATACTGCTGTTCACCACCGCGATTGCCGCACTGGTAGGGGTCTTCGTCACGCATCTGTTTGGTCTGACCGCTTCCGGGTTGGTACAAGGCGTACAGGAAACCGCTCGCCTCAGCGCCATCCAGAACAGTTATGTGGGCAAGGTTGCCGATCTGTCCGTTCCCCAACTGTTGCTGTCGTTTATTCCCAAAAATCCGTTTGCCGATCTGACCGGCGCCAACCCTACCTCCATCATCAGTGTGGTGATTTTCGCCGCATTTCTGGGCGTGGCTGCGTTGCATCTGCTGAAAGATGATGCGGAGAAAGGCCAACAGGTACTGGGCGCTATCGATACGCTGCAATCATGGGTAATGAAGCTGGTCCGGCTGGTGATGCGTCTTACGCCTTATGGCGTGATGGCGCTGATGACCAAGATGGTCGCCAGTTCCAATCTGCAGGATATCCTGAAACTTGGCGGTTTTGTCGTCGCATCCTATCTGGGGCTTGCGATGATGTTCGGCGTCCATGCCCTGCTACTCGCCCTGAACGGTATGAATCCCGCGCGTTTCTATCGCAAGATCTGGCCGGTACTGACGTTCGCCTTCACCAGTCGCTCCAGCGCAGCCACCATTCCATTAAGCATCGAGGCGCAAACCCGCCGTATTGGCGTACCCGAATCCATCGCCAGCTTTGCAGCTTCGTTCGGCACAACCATCGGACAAAATGGCTGTGCCGGACTCTACCCGACCATGCTGGCGGTGATGGTTGCGCCCACGGTCGGTATCAATCCGCTGGATCCGGTATGGATTGCCACACTGGTCGGCATCGTGACGATCAGTTCGGCCGGTGTCGCCGGCGTAGGCGGCGGCGCGACATTTGCTGCACTGATCGTCCTGCCGGCTATGGGATTACCGGTTACGCTGGTCGCCTTGCTGATCTCCATCGAACCGCTGATCGACATGGGCCGCACGGCGCTTAACGTCAGCGGCTCAATGACAGCCGGCACCATTACCAGCCAGTTATTGAAGCAAACCAATAAAGAGGCCTTTCTCAGCCCGGTTGACTCAGCGCTAGCACACAAGTAATGCCCGGTGCCGAACACATGGATGCCGATGGCCTACGCTATCGGCATTTTTATCAAAGTTTGGGAGCGGTATCGTATTCCCGGCAGCTCTGGAAACCTTTGTTCATCACGTGGCCGGTTTCATCAAAGCTGACGAAATAGTATTGCGTTTTGCCATCCTGCGTACCAAGGACATAGGTATTGCAACTTCCGCGCGCGTAAATCATCTGAGATTGGCTGGACGCCGGCCCGGCAATCCGATTCACGTCCTGCTTGCTCATGCCTTTGCTTACCTCTTTTACCACCGGCTTGGTGAAATAATTTTCGGCACGA from Musicola paradisiaca NCPPB 2511 carries:
- the osmE gene encoding osmotically-inducible lipoprotein OsmE, coding for MMKKHGYLMCTVAVTIGLAGCTAYDRAENYFTKPVVKEVSKGMSKQDVNRIAGPASSQSQMIYARGSCNTYVLGTQDGKTQYYFVSFDETGHVMNKGFQSCREYDTAPKL
- the kdgM gene encoding oligogalacturonate-specific porin KdgM, translated to MKLKLLTLAMASLVSVNALAVSIDYRHEMQDTAKAGHKDRLSISHRFANGFGLSSEVKWAQSSKDSTPNKPFNEQVSNGTEVVASYVYKFNNVFSIEPGFSLESSSTSNNYRPYIRGRANVTSDLSVALRYRPYFKRNSGSIGSSSSTTDKGYTLTGNIDYTFLKDYTIGYELEYKKATAGETILADNDDYDFTHNVKLSYKWDKNWKPYVEVGNVSEGKTTDNRQTRYRVGVQYSF
- a CDS encoding ABC transporter ATP-binding protein, with protein sequence MAEVIFNKLEKVYSNGFKAVHGIDLTIKDGEFMVIVGPSGCAKSTTLRMLAGLETISGGEVRIGTKIVNNLAPKDRGIAMVFQNYALYPHMTVRENLAFGLKLSKLPKDKIEAQVNEAAKILELDELMDRLPRQLSGGQAQRVAVGRAIVKKPDVFLFDEPLSNLDAKLRASMRIRISDLHKQLKRSGHPATSVYVTHDQTEAMTMGDRICVMKLGHIMQVDTPDNLYHYPKNMFVAGFIGSPEMNIKPGQLTEDNGQISLKVGHCSMKLNQSKQDKVRDYVGKEICFGIRPEYVTVSESPFDGEHFQGELVRAENMGHEFFMYIKVDGFELTSRMPSDEARLIIANGLNRQVYFQYEMEKCHIFDAKTEQNISL
- a CDS encoding ABC transporter substrate-binding protein, producing the protein MKKVILRTLIASSLALMAHQSFAADQVELRMSWWGGNGRHQVTLKAIDEFQKQYPNIKVKSEYTGWDGHLSRLTTQIAGNTEPDVMQTNWNWLPIFSKNGDGFYDLNKVKDVLDLTQFDAKELQATTVNGKLNGLPISVTARVFYFNTETWKKAGLTYPKTWDDLINAGKVFKEKLGDQSYPVVLEHQDSLALLNSYMVQKYGIPAVDEKNKKFSYTDAQWQEFFQMYKKLVDAHVMPSAKYYASFGKSNMYEMKPWIAGDWGGTYMWNSTITKYSDNLQPPAKLELGSYPMLPGAKDAGLFFKPAQMFSIGKSSKHPKEAAMLINYLLNSKEGTQALGLERGVPLSKAAVAQLRSDGAIKDSDPAVAGLNLALSLPHDVKVSPYFDDPQIVSLFGDSIQYIDYDQKSVEETAKYFQRQADRILKRAMKE
- a CDS encoding L-cystine transporter; the encoded protein is MNFPLTINIIVFGVLLFALGFFGSQRWSLSRKVLTGLVVGILFGLALHLIYGDNNPVVKQSILWFNIVGNGYVQLLQMIIMPLVFVSILNSVARLHSASSLGKISLLTLGILLFTTAIAALVGVFVTHLFGLTASGLVQGVQETARLSAIQNSYVGKVADLSVPQLLLSFIPKNPFADLTGANPTSIISVVIFAAFLGVAALHLLKDDAEKGQQVLGAIDTLQSWVMKLVRLVMRLTPYGVMALMTKMVASSNLQDILKLGGFVVASYLGLAMMFGVHALLLALNGMNPARFYRKIWPVLTFAFTSRSSAATIPLSIEAQTRRIGVPESIASFAASFGTTIGQNGCAGLYPTMLAVMVAPTVGINPLDPVWIATLVGIVTISSAGVAGVGGGATFAALIVLPAMGLPVTLVALLISIEPLIDMGRTALNVSGSMTAGTITSQLLKQTNKEAFLSPVDSALAHK